In one Paramisgurnus dabryanus chromosome 21, PD_genome_1.1, whole genome shotgun sequence genomic region, the following are encoded:
- the cd63 gene encoding CD63 antigen produces MAVEGITKCVKYLLFFFNFIFWLCGVALIVVGVLAQVTLKSAAVNGISGSAMLIIVVGVVIFFIAFFGCCGAWKENYCMITTFAVFLSIIIIIEIAGAITAYVFRGKLNIWVGNSLKEMITKYNTTEDVRKTMDGIQKELRCCGSSNSDDWKNFKPDHNSVPDSCCIKPVKGCGNGTIHDGKKIYRNGCAGTMTSLLNNSLLWVGVAALVIAFVQFTGIVLACVLMKGIRSGYEVM; encoded by the exons CTATGTGGCGTGGCCTTAATAGTTGTGGGCGTACTAGCTCAAGTTACGCTCAAGTCAGCGGCCGTCAATGGGATTTCTGGTTCAGCCATGTTGATAATTGTGGTGGGGGTCGTCATCTTCTTCATCGCTTTCTTTGGCTGCTGTGGAGCTTGGAAGGAGAATTACTGCATGATCACAACG TTTGCTGTTTTTCTCTCCATCATTATCATCATTGAAATTGCTGGCGCTATTACTGCATATGTCTTCCGTGGCAAG CTGAATATTTGGGTGGGCAACAGTTTGAAAGAAATGATTACAAAATATAACACCACGGAGGACGTGAGAAAAACCATGGATGGAATACAGAAAGAG CTTAGGTGCTGTGGATCCTCCAACTCTGACGATTGGAAGAACTTTAAACCCGACCATAATTCAGTCCCGGACTCCTGCTGTATAAAACCGGTTAAGGGCTGTGGTAATGGAACCATCCACGATGGCAAGAAAATCTACAGAAAC GGATGTGCGGGTACTATGACATCCTTACTGAACAATAGTCTCCTGTGGGTTGGTGTGGCAGCTCTTGTTATAGCATTTGTGCAA TTTACAGGGATTGTGCTGGCCTGTGTTCTGATGAAAGGCATCCGCAGTGGCTATGAAGTCATGTGA